A region from the Salmonirosea aquatica genome encodes:
- a CDS encoding DUF6624 domain-containing protein, with translation MSEYLWEEQKEYPELNPLRTGSIAKEFEVHLNKSKVAAGRNPDLERELKQILEADQRPRLLMDTVGRHYGFNSPQAKPVWDEMRRVDSMNLPKVEQILQLFGYPGKRLVGNKLSSTAWLIIQHSSLSVQEKYLPLIQQAAEQGELDKSNLALLIDRLRLKKGQKQLYGTQVHNGPDGRPSGFEPIEDESNVNKRRTEMGLPPLEEYARHWGFEYVVPEK, from the coding sequence ATGAGTGAGTACCTCTGGGAGGAGCAGAAGGAATATCCAGAGCTGAATCCTTTAAGAACTGGTTCAATAGCGAAGGAATTTGAGGTTCACTTAAATAAAAGTAAAGTAGCAGCCGGTAGAAATCCAGATCTGGAACGGGAACTTAAACAAATCCTTGAAGCAGATCAAAGGCCAAGACTACTGATGGACACAGTTGGCAGGCACTATGGGTTTAATTCTCCACAGGCGAAGCCCGTGTGGGACGAAATGCGCCGGGTAGATTCCATGAACCTGCCAAAAGTGGAGCAGATTTTGCAACTGTTTGGATATCCGGGCAAACGGCTGGTGGGCAATAAGCTATCCAGTACCGCATGGCTGATCATTCAACATTCTTCTTTATCTGTTCAGGAAAAATACCTGCCCCTCATACAGCAGGCTGCTGAGCAGGGGGAATTGGATAAGTCAAACTTAGCTTTGTTAATCGACCGGTTGCGACTCAAAAAGGGACAAAAGCAATTATATGGCACTCAGGTGCATAACGGGCCAGATGGCAGGCCAAGCGGATTTGAGCCTATCGAAGATGAGTCCAATGTGAACAAACGTCGGACAGAAATGGGTTTGCCCCCACTTGAAGAGTACGCTAGACACTGGGGGTTTGAGTATGTAGTTCCTGAAAAGTAG